The proteins below are encoded in one region of Gammaproteobacteria bacterium:
- the guaB gene encoding IMP dehydrogenase, producing the protein MRIIQEALTFDDILLVPAHSKVLPRDVQLGAPLTRGIRLNIPVVSAAMDTVTESRLAIAMAQEGGIGIIHKNMSAEQQALQVRQVKKFESGVIKEPITVPPEMTIGEVLAITRAHNISGVPVVSGENLAGIVTSRDLRFETKHDAPVSSIMTPRERLVTVGEGADKDEILHLMHEHRIEKVLVVNDDFKLRGLITVKDIQKSSEFPLACKDEQGRLRVGAAVGTGAGTEERVAALVEAGVDVIVVDTAHGHSQGVLDRVAWVKKQYPDMQVIGGNIATAEAARALVEAGADAVKVGIGPGSICTTRIIAGVGVPQITAIANVSEGLSGTDVPLIADGGIRYSGDLSKALAMGAHTVMLGSLFAGTEEAPGEVELYQGRSYKSYRGMGSLGAMAQGSSDRYFQDSQNAIDKLVPEGIEGRVPYKGSLTAIIHQLLGGLRASMGYVGCANMDEMRTKPEFVRITGSGVRESHVHDVSITKEAPNYRID; encoded by the coding sequence ATGCGCATCATCCAGGAAGCCCTCACCTTCGACGACATCCTGCTGGTGCCTGCGCACTCCAAGGTGCTGCCGCGAGACGTTCAATTGGGCGCCCCGCTCACCCGTGGCATCCGCCTGAATATCCCCGTGGTGTCCGCCGCCATGGACACCGTCACCGAGTCCCGGCTGGCCATTGCGATGGCGCAGGAGGGCGGGATCGGCATCATCCACAAGAACATGAGCGCCGAGCAGCAGGCGCTGCAGGTGCGCCAGGTCAAGAAGTTCGAAAGCGGCGTGATCAAGGAGCCGATCACCGTACCGCCGGAGATGACCATCGGCGAGGTGCTGGCCATCACGCGCGCGCACAATATCTCCGGCGTGCCGGTGGTGTCGGGCGAGAATCTCGCCGGCATTGTCACCAGCCGTGACCTGCGCTTCGAAACCAAGCATGACGCGCCGGTGTCCTCCATCATGACGCCGCGCGAGCGACTGGTGACCGTTGGCGAAGGCGCCGACAAGGACGAAATCCTGCACCTCATGCACGAGCACCGCATCGAGAAGGTGCTGGTGGTCAATGACGACTTCAAGCTGCGCGGCCTGATCACCGTCAAGGATATCCAGAAGTCTTCCGAATTCCCGCTCGCCTGCAAGGACGAGCAGGGCCGCCTGCGCGTGGGCGCGGCCGTCGGCACCGGCGCCGGCACCGAGGAGCGCGTGGCCGCCCTGGTCGAGGCGGGCGTCGACGTTATCGTGGTCGATACCGCACATGGCCATTCCCAGGGCGTGCTCGATCGCGTCGCCTGGGTCAAGAAGCAGTATCCGGACATGCAGGTCATCGGCGGCAACATCGCCACCGCCGAAGCGGCGCGTGCACTGGTCGAGGCCGGTGCGGACGCGGTCAAGGTCGGTATCGGTCCCGGTTCGATCTGCACCACGCGTATCATCGCCGGCGTCGGCGTGCCGCAGATTACCGCCATCGCCAACGTGAGCGAGGGCCTCAGCGGTACCGACGTGCCGCTGATCGCGGACGGTGGTATCCGCTATTCCGGCGATCTCTCCAAGGCGCTGGCCATGGGGGCGCATACCGTGATGCTCGGCAGCCTGTTCGCGGGTACCGAGGAGGCGCCCGGCGAGGTCGAGCTGTATCAGGGGCGCTCCTACAAGTCCTATCGCGGCATGGGCTCGCTGGGCGCGATGGCGCAGGGCTCCTCCGACCGCTACTTCCAGGACAGCCAGAACGCCATCGACAAGCTGGTGCCCGAGGGCATCGAAGGGCGCGTACCTTACAAGGGCAGCCTCACGGCCATCATCCACCAGCTGCTCGGCGGCCTGCGCGCCAGCATGGGCTATGTGGGTTGCGCCAACATGGATGAAATGCGCACCAAGCCGGAGTTCGTGCGCATTACCGGTTCGGGCGTGCGCGAAAGCCACGTGCATGACGTGAGCATCACCAAGGAAGCCCCCAATTACCGTATTGATTGA